TTTTACCGGCTGGTAGGTTACGTAGTCCGTGTCATAACGCGTTCCCAGGTAGTGATACGTCAGGCCCCAGTCAAAATCATAGACCTGCCAGTCAAGCTGGTATTTCACCTGCTGTTTAGAACGTCGTGCGAGCGGCTTGTCCGTAATTGCATTGCGCGAATCGACATAATCGTAGCTCAACGTATGTGCCAGCGGTCCGGTATCAAAGTTTGCGGTCGCTTCAACGCCTTTAATGCGTACTTTACCTTCGTTAAAGTATTTCTCGGTATGTGGGTCATAATCGATCATGTCATCGATATCGTTACGATACCCTGAAACTCGCCAGTTCACACCCGCCGTTAAGCCTTCAAACGCCCCTTCCCATTGCTTACTTTGTTCAGGATCCAGGTTCGAATTGCCGTAATAACCATGCAACTGCCCGAGATTAGGTGCTTTGTAAGATGTACCGTAGGACGCAATAAAGCGATAGCCTTCAATAAACTCCCATCCGGCGCTGGTTTGCCATGTGCCATGACGTCCAAACTCGGAGTTATCATCACTGCGCGCAGCACCTTCGAAAGTGAAATCACCCAGTTGCTGTAATCCCGTCAAGTAGAGGCCGGTATTTCGCTGGTCGTAACCGTCCGTGACATACCCGGTGCCAGGCTCCGTAGTTTGCTTTTGCCAGTCGACACCAGCGCCCACATTACCATGACCAACCACTATGCTGTTTGACCACTGCACATTATATTGCTTCATCTCATCCAGTGTGGCCGAGGAATCATAGCGGCCATAATCCGGATCATAGTTGTAGTCTTTGCTATGGCTATAGCTCGAAACCAGCTGCGACTGGATAAGCTCGCCATTAAAACGCAGTCCGGCATCCCAGCTTTGGCTGTAGAGTTTTCGGGTATCGAGGAGCGGCGAGCCAGGAGAGTAATATGAGTCGTAATTCGTGCGGTTATCATAACCATAACCGCGAACAAACCCGCTCCATGTATCGGAAAAGTTGTGTTCCAGCGCGCCATACAGCGTTTTACTTAAAAAACCGTCTTTATCGGGCTGAGCCTGAGAGCCGGTGCTGCCGTATGCTACAACATCAAAGCCTTTGGTATAGGCATAATCGCCCATCAGCGTGACGCGCGTATTTTCGCCGAGCTGTTGTTGGGTTGAGACATCGTAATTCTGGTAGCC
This window of the Citrobacter freundii ATCC 8090 = MTCC 1658 = NBRC 12681 genome carries:
- the btuB gene encoding TonB-dependent vitamin B12 receptor BtuB, translating into MIKKSLLCTALSVTAFSGWAQDTRPDTLVVTANRFQQPRSAVLAPITVVTRQDIDRWQSTSVNDVLRRLPGVDIAQYGGMGQNSSISIRGTNASHVLVLIDGVRLNLAGVSGAADLSQFPVSLVQRIEYIRGPRSAVYGSDAIGGVVNIITTREKPGTELTAGVGSNGYQNYDVSTQQQLGENTRVTLMGDYAYTKGFDVVAYGSTGSQAQPDKDGFLSKTLYGALEHNFSDTWSGFVRGYGYDNRTNYDSYYSPGSPLLDTRKLYSQSWDAGLRFNGELIQSQLVSSYSHSKDYNYDPDYGRYDSSATLDEMKQYNVQWSNSIVVGHGNVGAGVDWQKQTTEPGTGYVTDGYDQRNTGLYLTGLQQLGDFTFEGAARSDDNSEFGRHGTWQTSAGWEFIEGYRFIASYGTSYKAPNLGQLHGYYGNSNLDPEQSKQWEGAFEGLTAGVNWRVSGYRNDIDDMIDYDPHTEKYFNEGKVRIKGVEATANFDTGPLAHTLSYDYVDSRNAITDKPLARRSKQQVKYQLDWQVYDFDWGLTYHYLGTRYDTDYVTYQPVKMGGVSLWDLAVSYPITSQLTVRGKIANLFDKDYETVYGYATAGREYTLSGSYTF